One Fusarium falciforme chromosome 12, complete sequence DNA window includes the following coding sequences:
- a CDS encoding ADH-zinc-N domain-containing protein, with the protein MAAQEAFPETTKSLIVPAFNEPLILEKSLTPTATAPGTALVRVLSTSVRPHNRDGFAGKGFLSFTLPFAPGDTAVARVLSVGDGAVAVKPGQLVFINGFVAARDDPDGTRVLIGLHDGGGKARDVEVFGLYKGLWRDTATMPIENCLVLNEAILRDQMGYSYADLNYIQRLAVAYGGVSAADLRTGQTVIVAPATGHFSGAVAEIAAQIGCRVIALSRSASKLEPLTSRYPRITALELTGDTEKDLAAIRELCPEGADAFIDISPPQATASPHHLSVSLDSLRPFGRAVFLGAMLGVSVNYMGIMTRNITIKGQFMYTRAELVSLIKLIETGVLKLGKDAGHETVGGGFALEDWEQALVVAEGATAWGQQVVFTP; encoded by the coding sequence ATGGCTGCTCAGGAGGCTTTCCCGGAGACAACCAAGTCCCTCATCGTCCCTGCGTTCAACGAGCCTCTCATCTTGGAGAAGTCTCTGACCCCAACCGCGACAGCCCCAGGAACCGCCTTGGTGCGTGTTCTGAGCACCTCTGTACGGCCTCACAACCGCGATGGATTTGCAGGAAAGGGCTTTCTTTCCTTCACTCTCCCCTTTGCCCCCGGAGACACTGCTGTTGCTCGAGTGCTCTCTGTGGGAGACGGTGCTGTCGCTGTGAAGCCAGGTCAACTCGTCTTCATCAATGGTTTCGTCGCCGCCAGAGATGATCCTGATGGAACTAGAGTCTTGATTGGTCTGCATGACGGCGGTGGCAAGGCGCGAGATGTTGAGGTTTTTGGATTGTACAAGGGACTCTGGAGAGATACTGCCACCATGCCGATTGAGAACTGCTTGGTCCTTAACGAGGCGATCCTGAGGGACCAGATGGGCTACTCTTACGCCGACTTGAACTACATCCAACGTCTGGCTGTTGCATATGGCGGCGTCAGCGCTGCTGATCTCCGTACTGGACAGACCGTTATTGTTGCACCTGCGACTGGTCACTTCTCCGGTGCTGTCGCCGAGATTGCCGCACAGATTGGCTGCCGAGTGATTGCACTCTCACGCTCAGCTTCTAAGCTGGAGCCCCTTACAAGTCGATACCCTCGTATCACAGCCCTTGAACTCACTGGTGATACCGAAAAAGACCTCGCGGCAATCCGAGAACTCTGCCCTGAAGGCGCGGACGCGTTCATCGACATATCGCCTCCACAAGCAACCGCATCCCCGCACCATCTCTCCGTCTCCCTTGACTCACTCCGACCCTTCGGCCGGGCTGTCTTCTTGGGTGCCATGCTCGGTGTCAGCGTCAACTACATGGGCATTATGACTCGtaacatcaccatcaagggTCAGTTCATGTACACGCGGGCGGAGCTAGTCTCGCTCATCAAGTTGATCGAGACTGGGGTCTTGAAACTCGGTAAGGACGCTGGACATGAGACTGTGGGCGGGGGCTTTGCGCTCGAGGATTGGGAGCAGGCGCTTGTTGTAGCGGAGGGGGCTACGGCATGGGGTCAGCAGGTCGTGTTCACTCCCTGA